A stretch of Anabaena sp. WA102 DNA encodes these proteins:
- a CDS encoding 3'-5' exonuclease — MKLLIIDTETTDINDAKVCEIAGTLYQVGENIRETGAICSISTVLPVTENPAEFVNGISPELTLNAPGWIAPIFVGTLKKMANAADYAIAFNAEFDAPLVDKLLNTNLNWLCAMKDFDWGYPAKNDSYKLTDLALFMGIGISTVHRTGDDVRLLVECFNRRKQILPEIVNQAIRVSQSPMIELKALVEYETRSLASNARFHWDGDRKLWTKKIRECRFNEFVKTLSFGVEVI, encoded by the coding sequence ATGAAACTATTAATTATTGACACCGAAACCACAGATATTAATGATGCAAAGGTATGTGAGATTGCAGGAACTTTGTATCAAGTTGGTGAGAATATCAGGGAAACCGGGGCGATTTGTAGTATTTCCACAGTGTTACCAGTGACAGAAAACCCCGCAGAGTTTGTGAATGGTATTAGTCCAGAGTTGACATTGAATGCTCCTGGATGGATTGCACCAATATTTGTGGGAACGCTCAAGAAAATGGCTAATGCTGCTGATTATGCGATCGCTTTTAATGCTGAATTTGATGCACCCCTGGTAGATAAATTATTGAATACAAACCTCAATTGGTTATGTGCCATGAAGGATTTTGATTGGGGTTATCCTGCTAAAAATGACAGCTACAAACTTACTGATTTAGCTTTATTCATGGGTATTGGCATTAGCACTGTTCACCGTACAGGTGATGATGTCCGGTTATTGGTGGAATGCTTTAATCGGCGTAAACAGATATTACCAGAAATAGTGAATCAGGCTATTAGGGTTTCCCAGTCACCGATGATTGAGTTGAAGGCATTGGTTGAATATGAAACTCGTAGTTTGGCTAGTAATGCTAGGTTTCATTGGGATGGCGATCGCAAACTATGGACAAAGAAAATCCGGGAATGTCGGTTTAATGAGTTTGTGAAAACCCTGTCATTTGGGGTTGAAGTTATCTAA
- a CDS encoding DUF5895 domain-containing protein gives MTRKRTANNVENGVNKMTVDNVQNGVNEMTDNTEKTVDEVTENLDNQEVDVSAEFEIDPAVMGEEFNYVRPKRFPYGIVINEETAGLFIPEKSLAKAGWFGTPEIVEKDLSGGVEKGLFITNARMIILGNVRPYLRYKTDLKDNRELEGIMIGWYDEYSEEIDKKMMSAVSEHLIMFLDNANNFLHETPIRIRFKNVSLWSLREALEQYYSQAELTFARMLNKKPSGKDDRWRSLCVVDVEFKGVKEGEGKNRSFCCKVGTYIHPDEENFPALFMGTRTKMSAVLEKYDTSLGFDETVKALLPAPTKLALPDSQQ, from the coding sequence ATGACTAGAAAAAGAACCGCTAACAATGTTGAAAATGGAGTTAATAAAATGACTGTTGATAATGTTCAAAATGGAGTTAATGAAATGACTGATAATACTGAAAAAACAGTTGATGAAGTTACCGAGAATCTTGATAATCAAGAAGTAGATGTTAGTGCAGAATTTGAGATTGACCCTGCGGTAATGGGAGAAGAGTTTAATTATGTAAGACCCAAGCGATTTCCTTATGGAATTGTCATCAATGAGGAAACAGCCGGGTTATTCATTCCTGAAAAGAGTTTAGCAAAAGCTGGATGGTTTGGAACTCCCGAAATAGTTGAAAAGGATTTATCAGGTGGTGTTGAGAAAGGATTATTTATTACCAATGCTAGAATGATAATCTTGGGTAATGTGCGTCCCTATTTGAGATATAAAACTGATTTGAAAGATAACCGAGAATTAGAAGGAATAATGATTGGTTGGTACGACGAATATTCTGAAGAAATTGACAAGAAAATGATGAGTGCAGTTTCAGAGCATTTAATAATGTTTCTAGATAATGCCAACAATTTTCTCCATGAAACTCCAATTAGAATCAGATTCAAGAATGTATCGCTGTGGAGTTTACGAGAAGCTTTGGAACAGTATTACTCTCAAGCTGAATTAACATTTGCGAGAATGCTGAACAAGAAACCCAGTGGTAAAGATGATAGATGGCGGTCATTGTGTGTTGTTGATGTGGAGTTTAAAGGTGTTAAGGAAGGTGAAGGTAAAAATCGGTCATTCTGCTGCAAAGTAGGGACTTACATTCACCCCGATGAAGAAAACTTCCCAGCTTTGTTTATGGGAACAAGAACTAAAATGTCTGCGGTGTTGGAAAAGTATGATACTAGCTTAGGCTTTGATGAAACCGTCAAGGCTTTGTTACCAGCACCTACTAAGTTGGCATTACCAGACAGTCAACAATAG
- a CDS encoding SLOG family protein, which translates to MKAFFTGHRNIDDIKDPINQLIDIALKRGVTEFLNGMALGTDQLAAEVLIKRKLNWTAVIPCKDQDRLWSLQQKVKYKELLKSASNKIVLYPEYAPGVMQARDQWMVKYSDLCLAVYDGRLTGGTALSVNLATVKNILIIQFNPRTLEIKVIEPQQLSLF; encoded by the coding sequence ATGAAAGCGTTTTTCACTGGACACCGGAACATTGATGATATTAAAGACCCCATTAACCAATTAATTGATATTGCTTTAAAACGAGGGGTGACAGAGTTTCTCAATGGTATGGCTTTAGGAACTGACCAATTAGCTGCTGAGGTGTTAATTAAACGAAAACTTAATTGGACTGCGGTGATTCCTTGTAAAGATCAGGACAGATTATGGAGTCTGCAACAGAAAGTTAAATACAAAGAACTCCTGAAGTCTGCATCCAACAAGATTGTCCTTTATCCAGAATACGCCCCTGGTGTCATGCAAGCCCGTGATCAATGGATGGTTAAATATTCTGATTTGTGTCTGGCTGTTTATGATGGACGGTTGACTGGGGGGACAGCGTTGAGTGTGAATTTAGCGACTGTTAAAAATATTCTCATCATTCAATTTAATCCCCGAACTTTAGAAATCAAAGTTATTGAACCCCAGCAACTAAGTTTATTCTAA
- a CDS encoding group II intron reverse transcriptase/maturase, translating to MIRHRENSSESWKTLPWKQFRRNLFRLQKRVYKAVQVGDKRKAKSLQKLILKSTAARLLAIRQVTQLNAGKKTAGIDGKTALSFEQRFELSEKLRTEGNDWKHQGLREIPIPKKDGKTRILKVPTIADRAYQCLVKYALEPAHEATFHARSYGFRTGRSAHDAQRYLYNNLNSKANGIDKRVIELDIEKCFDRINHTAIMDRLIAPYSIRQGIFRCLKAGVNPEFSEQGTPQGGVVSPLLANIALNGIESIHRYHRISSYRITDNTSNGDIVEPTIRYADDMVIILRPQDDATEILDKISQFLAERGMKVSEKKTKLTAATDGFDFLGWHFKVQKNGKFRCTPSVDNFKAFRKKVKFIVNNSNYGATTKAEKLAPVVRGWRNYHRFCKMDGSKFSLWHINHRAFKVFNKETKQNRHNSQELIKKAFPTVPYSENKHINVKGEKSPYDGDLTYWSERNSKLYDNNTSKALKRQSHKCGHCGLKMLSDEKVHLHHIDGNHQNWKTKNLLAIHESCHDYIHMSKSES from the coding sequence ATGATTAGACACAGAGAAAACTCTAGTGAATCCTGGAAAACGTTACCTTGGAAGCAATTCCGTCGTAACTTATTCCGCCTACAAAAACGCGTGTACAAAGCTGTTCAAGTTGGCGACAAGCGCAAAGCTAAGTCCCTACAAAAGCTGATTCTGAAATCAACCGCAGCGAGATTACTGGCTATCCGTCAAGTAACACAGCTAAATGCTGGGAAAAAGACAGCGGGAATAGACGGCAAAACCGCGCTCTCATTCGAGCAAAGGTTTGAACTAAGTGAAAAACTTAGAACCGAAGGTAACGACTGGAAACACCAGGGATTACGTGAAATACCCATCCCCAAAAAGGACGGAAAAACCCGGATTCTCAAAGTCCCCACTATTGCAGATAGGGCATATCAATGCCTTGTCAAATACGCACTAGAACCAGCACATGAGGCAACCTTCCACGCTAGGAGCTACGGTTTTAGGACGGGACGCTCGGCACATGATGCCCAGAGATACCTGTACAACAACTTAAACTCTAAAGCTAATGGAATAGATAAACGAGTTATAGAACTCGATATTGAAAAATGCTTTGACCGGATAAACCACACCGCCATAATGGATAGACTCATCGCTCCTTATAGTATAAGACAGGGAATATTCCGATGTCTCAAAGCCGGAGTCAATCCAGAGTTTTCTGAACAAGGAACACCCCAAGGAGGAGTGGTAAGTCCACTGTTAGCTAACATCGCCTTAAATGGGATTGAAAGTATTCATAGATATCACCGTATATCTAGCTACAGAATTACAGACAATACCTCAAATGGAGATATTGTCGAGCCAACAATCCGTTACGCGGATGACATGGTGATAATACTCCGACCTCAAGACGATGCCACAGAAATACTTGACAAAATCAGTCAGTTCCTAGCAGAGCGGGGAATGAAAGTCAGTGAGAAAAAGACAAAGCTAACCGCCGCGACAGATGGATTTGATTTCCTGGGCTGGCATTTTAAAGTCCAGAAAAACGGAAAGTTTAGATGTACTCCCTCAGTGGACAACTTCAAAGCTTTCCGCAAGAAAGTAAAATTCATCGTCAACAACTCGAATTATGGTGCTACCACAAAGGCTGAGAAATTAGCCCCTGTAGTCAGAGGTTGGAGGAATTACCACCGCTTCTGCAAGATGGATGGGTCGAAGTTTTCCTTATGGCACATCAATCACAGAGCATTCAAGGTATTTAACAAGGAAACTAAGCAGAATCGCCATAATAGCCAAGAGCTAATAAAGAAAGCATTCCCAACAGTTCCTTACTCCGAAAACAAACACATCAATGTCAAAGGTGAGAAATCACCCTACGATGGAGATTTAACCTACTGGAGCGAACGCAATAGTAAGTTATATGACAATAACACCTCTAAAGCCCTCAAACGGCAAAGCCATAAATGTGGTCATTGTGGGTTAAAAATGCTCAGTGACGAGAAGGTACATTTACATCATATAGATGGAAACCACCAAAACTGGAAAACTAAAAACCTTCTAGCAATTCACGAAAGCTGCCACGATTACATTCACATGAGCAAAAGCGAAAGCTAA
- a CDS encoding HU family DNA-binding protein, producing MNANLSEYLQQSTGYSEVTVKSVLESFYKFIQVSLREGEEVRIDKFGVFSFRDLPERKARNPRTGEQIDVDAKRKPTFKFSKGFDIQPDPATLPIIEAIKHNSPPIPPIPTELLIPNNRSWFMNIDNQPVEIFESELISKGLTTITPLWSNTTGWKRAGEIPEIGYLFKVA from the coding sequence ATGAACGCCAACCTATCCGAATATTTGCAACAATCCACAGGATACAGTGAAGTAACTGTAAAAAGTGTGCTTGAATCTTTCTATAAATTTATTCAAGTTTCTCTTCGTGAGGGTGAGGAAGTGAGAATAGATAAATTTGGGGTTTTTTCCTTTAGAGATTTACCAGAACGTAAAGCCAGAAATCCCCGGACTGGTGAACAAATTGATGTTGATGCTAAACGCAAACCAACTTTCAAATTTTCTAAAGGTTTTGATATTCAACCTGACCCAGCAACATTGCCAATAATTGAAGCAATTAAGCATAATAGTCCGCCAATTCCCCCAATTCCCACAGAATTATTAATCCCAAATAATCGCAGTTGGTTTATGAATATTGATAATCAACCTGTGGAAATATTTGAATCAGAATTAATCTCCAAAGGATTAACAACAATCACTCCATTATGGAGTAATACTACTGGCTGGAAACGTGCTGGTGAAATTCCTGAAATTGGGTATTTATTTAAGGTTGCTTAA